One Siniperca chuatsi isolate FFG_IHB_CAS linkage group LG3, ASM2008510v1, whole genome shotgun sequence genomic region harbors:
- the gaa2 gene encoding lysosomal alpha-glucosidase — MVSYKRLNPEDIQFSSAVLSEEPRPVHEEVSVPEPEEASLLPRRPSCSVTTGLLVIGCLLLLLCAGWLLGTMFWLHRPSNQKPHRPPPPEGVKTVVNDTAAASRREACSLIPEAWRFDCYPERGVVVNRELCEARNCCFIPASFSSSSANRPSGRNGIPWCFYPPDFPSYSLVSINDTTLGQKGTLVREVKTYYPADILTLEVVIHHETDTRLHVRITDPSNARFEVPISVPTATKKAESPEYMVELSKQPFGLIVKRRATGSVLLNTTVAPLFYADQFLQFSTSLQSQFIYGLGEHRSTFLHDVHWNTLTMWARDVPPTEQTNLYGAHPFYLAMEDGGNAHGFFLLNSNAMDVVLQPAPALTWRTIGGILDFYVFLGPDPGSVIGQYVEVIGYPAMPIYWALGYHLCRWGYNSSNSTWEVVKSMRNNRIPQDVQWNDIDYMDQFMDFTFDSTKFATLPDLVKDLHAHGQRYVMILDPGISSTQPEGSYWPYDEGLRRDVFIKDAEGKTLIGKVWPGLTAYPDFSDDVTHEWWYDNLQRFHEKVPFDGLWIDMNEPSNFLDGSTNGCPSNSLENPPYTPGILGGLLKAKTVCATAQQKQSIHYNMHSLYGLMEAKASASALKRIVVKRPFVISRSTFPSQGMYSGHWLGDNRSQWKDLYTSIAGILTFNLLGIPLVGADICGFSEEPQEELCVRWTQLGAFYPFTRNHNAIDMKPQDPTAFSPLAQTAMKQALLLRYSLFPVLYTLFHHAHVHGHTVARPIMFEFPKDVRTYGIDKQFLWGKSLLVTPVLDPGVDYVDGYFPEGLWYDYYTGDSLHSKGEELRLHAPLDKINLHLREGSVIPTQAPNLTLWVSSGQPLHLVSALSDDGSASGDLFWDDGESIDTYENNQYFYIIFNVAQNVMTSQVLRSNVEATYITVETASFYGVKQKPSRLLVNSQDTAFTYRANQVLTVADLGLNLSQNFTISWM, encoded by the exons ATGGTGTCATACAAGCGGCTAAACCCtgaagatattcagttttccAGCGCAGTTTTGTCAGAAGAGCCTCGTCCTGTCCATGAAGAAGTTTCA GTGCCGGAGCCGGAGGAAGCCTCTTTGCTTCCACGGAGGCCGTCATGCTCTGTCACCACAGGCCTCCTGGTGAttggctgcctgctgctgctcctttGTGCAGGCTGGCTACTGGGCACCATGTTCTGGCTGCACAGGCCGTCCAACCAAAAGCCACATAGACCTCCGCCGCCGGAAGGAGTAAAAACAGTAGTAAACGACACTGCAGCTGCATCACGCCGTGAGGCTTGCAGTTTAATCCCTGAGGCGTGGAGGTTTGATTGCTACCCTGAAAGAGGGGTGGTTGTGAACCGAGAGCTGTGTGAGGCAAGGAACTGTTGCTTTATCCCTGcatccttttcctcctcctcagccaaCCGCCCATCAGGGAGAAATGGTATCCCTTGGTGTTTCTATCCTCCGGATTTCCCTTCCTACTCGCTTGTGTCAATAAACGACACAACCCTGGGACAGAAAGGTACTCTCGTAAGGGAGGTGAAGACCTACTACCCAGCAGACATCCTCACTCTAGAAGTGGTGATACATCATGAGACAGACACGCGGCTACATGTCAGG ATTACCGACCCTTCTAATGCACGGTTTGAGGTTCCGATTTCTGTTCCCACTGCCACCAAGAAGGCAGAAAGTCCAGAATACATGGTAGAGCTTTCAAAGCAGCCATTTGGTCTCATTGTGAAGAGGAGGGCTACAGGATCAGTGCT TCTGAACACCACAGTGGCTCCTCTCTTCTATGCGGATCAATTTCTCCAGTTCTCCACCTCCCTGCAGAGTCAGTTCATTTATGGCCTGGGCGAGCACCGCTCCACCTTTCTGCATGATGTCCACTGGAACACACTTACCATGTGGGCCAGAGATGTGCCTCCTACG GAACAGACAAACCTATATGGAGCCCATCCATTTTACTTGGCAATGGAGGACGGAGGGAATGCACACGGCTTCTTCCTGCTGAACAGCAATGCAATGG ATGTGGTCCTCCAGCCCGCCCCAGCCCTCACCTGGCGTACTATTGGTGGAATCCTTGACTTTTACGTTTTCCTTGGTCCTGATCCTGGTTCAGTGATTGGACAGTATGTGGAAGTCATAG GCTACCCAGCGATGCCCATCTACTGGGCTTTAGGCTACCATCTCTGTCGCTGGGGTTACAACTCTAGCAATTCTACCTGGGAGGTTGTCAAGAGCATGAGGAATAATAGGATACCCCAG GATGTCCAATGGAATGATATCGACTACATGGACCAATTTATGGACTTCACTTTTGACTCAACAAAGTTCGCCACACTGCCTGATCTGGTCAAGGACCTGCATGCTCATGGCCAGCGCTACGTCATGATCCTG GATCCGGGTATCAGCAGCACACAGCCTGAGGGCTCATACTGGCCGTACGATGAAGGACTGAGGAGAGACGTTTTTATTAAAGACGCTGAAGGAAAAACACTTATTGGGAAG GTGTGGCCTGGTCTGACAGCATATCCTGATTTCTCTGATGATGTGACACATGAATGGTGGTACGACAACCTTCAGAGGTTCCATGAGAAGGTGCCATTTGATGGATTATGGATT GACATGAATGAGCCGTCAAATTTCCTGGATGGGTCTACCAATGGCTGTCCATCAAACAGTCTTGAAAATCCTCCTTACACACCTG gCATACTAGGAGGTTTGCTGAAAGCCAAAACTGTGTGTgccactgcacagcaaaagcaGTCCATACACTATAACATGCACAGCCTCTATGGACTTATGGAAGCTAAGGCGTCTGCAAG CGCTCTGAAGCGGATCGTGGTAAAGAGACCTTTTGTAATCTCTCGCTCCACCTTCCCAAGTCAGGGGATGTACTCTGGTCACTGGCTGGGAGACAACAGGAGCCAGTGGAAAGACCTGTACACTTCTATTGCAG GTATCTTGACCTTTAATCTTCTGGGAATCCCGTTGGTGGGAGCAGATATTTGTGGCTTCAGTGAGGAGCCGCAGGAGGAACTCTGTGTCCGATGGACGCAGCTGGGAGCTTTCTATCCCTTCACACGCAACCACAACGCCATCGACATGAAA CCTCAAGACCCAACAGCTTTCAGCCCTCTGGCTCAGACAGCCATGAAGCAGGCTCTGCTGCTGCGTTATTCCCTCTTCCCTGTCCTCTACACTCTCTTCCATCATGCACATGTACACGGACACACTGTTGCACGGCCGATAATGTTTGA GTTCCCAAAAGATGTAAGAACCTATGGGATTGACAAACAGTTCCTGTGGGGGAAGAGTTTATTGGTGACACCAGTATTGGATCCTGGAGTTGACTATGTGGATGGTTACTTCCCAGAGGGTCTGTGGTATGACTACTACACG GGTGATTCTTTGCACAGTAAGGGGGAAGAACTTCGACTCCATGCACCTCTAGATAAGATCAACCTGCATTTGCGTGAGGGCTCTGTTATACCAACACAG GCGCCCAACCTGACCCTGTGGGTAAGCAGCGGTCAGCCTCTCCATCTTGTCTCGGCTCTCTCTGACGATGGTTCAGCCAGTGGAGATCTGTTCTGGGATGACGGAGAGAGCATCGACACCTATGAGAACAACCAGTACTTCTACATCATCTTCAATGTCGCTCAG AACGTGATGACATCACAGGTTCTCCGTAGCAACGTGGAGGCGACGTATATCACCGTGGAGACGGCCTCCTTCTATGGTGTGAAGCAGAAGCCAAGCAGATTGCTGGTGAACTCCCAAGATACAGCGTTCACCTACAGAGCCAACCAG GTGTTAACAGTTGCAGATCTTGGTCTCAACCTCAGTCAGAACTTCACCATCAGCTGGATGTAG
- the LOC122872120 gene encoding zinc finger protein 345-like isoform X1: protein MGSENPEDFGPTVILAEEDQQEIGGLINSDGEEVDFSDLRESAIPGIVPTEPPSKTFDQSENEKPPSLHSCSVCGKDFPYASKLQRHLRTHSGERPFPCSMCEKRFPEKGLLMIHERVHTGEKPFPCTFCEKRFASQGELRLHRRTHTGERPYHCSICLKSFSRHWHLKTHLEAMHSEVVAGFTRKKFPCSDCDKSCNSAAELRDHQRTHTGERPYQCSFCDKRFALSGTLVRHERLHTGITPYHCSDCGKTFAQQWTLTTHMRTHTGEKPYSCTQCDKSFVAPGELRRHTRIHTGEKPYTCTDCGRHFSLAGTLRNHKRSCTQNKNESVTGVISDPVQAAVGESSQQDLANISSEASDSQSLPSAVEPHSSEGLTCDNAAQCENNLRESEPEPEPDRQEDVASSPDMNVIVKEEEEEEPLCVEEAPNQVSDSEDCTMPEETEEQQQESNTEIRITVKEEEEELVNMSEEDPDHVADSGKDSPPASPVQEQFNDNLTKSSYCCGLCGRDCHKMSALQIHMRIHSGEKPYQCTLCGKQFTQKGQLKGHQKVHTGEKPFSCPDCGKSFAHSGAMNRHRLTHTGERPYHCSVCDRSFNQSGRLREHEKIHFGEKFDCPECDKSFTRASSLKNHFRLHTGERPYSCDICGRGFSRSQSLRLHRRKHEPIQTKEESAFSVNNDDLSQSDDNSPINMCITEKND, encoded by the exons ATGGGCTCTGAAAACCCAGAGGACTTTGGACCCACTGTGATCCTCGCTGAGGAAGACCAGCAAGAAATTGGAGGCCTGATCAACTCTGATGGAGAAGAAGTGGATTTCTCAGATCTCA GAGAGAGTGCTATCCCTGGCATTGTACCTACAGAGCCTCCCTCCAAGACATTTGATCAAAGCGAGAATGAAAAACCACCGTCTCTTCACAGCTGCTCAGTGTGTGGGAAAGACTTCCCTTACGCCTCTAAACTTCAGCGCCACCTACGTACTCACTCAGGAGAGAGGCCTTTCCCCTGCTCCATGTGTGAGAAGAGATTTCCAGAAAAGGGGCTGCTCATGATCCATGAAAGGGTCCATACCGGGGAAAAGCCATTCCCATGCACTTTCTGTGAGAAAAGATTTGCTAGTCAGGGTGAGCTCAGGCTGCACCGGCGGACTCATACTGGCGAGAGGCCGTATCACTGCTCCATCTGTCTGAAGAGCTTTTCCCGACACTGGCATCTGAAAACTCACTTAGAGGCGATGCACTCTGAGGTTGTTGCGGGCTTTACGAGAAAGAAGTTTCCGTGTTCGGACTGTGACAAGAGCTGTAACTCAGCAGCTGAGCTCAGAGATCATCAGAGGACTCACACTGGAGAGAGGCCCTACCagtgctctttctgtgacaaaAGGTTTGCCTTGTCGGGTACACTTGTGAGACACGAGCGTCTCCATACTGGCATTACGCCCTACCACTGCTCCGACTGTGGGAAGACATTTGCACAGCAGTGGACTCTGACGACACACATGCGGACTCACACGGGAGAAAAACCGTACAGCTGCACACAGTGCGATAAGTCTTTTGTAGCTCCAGGAGAGCTTCGGAGGCACACCAGGATTCACACAGGAGAAAAGCCGTACACCTGCACGGACTGTGGGAGGCACTTCTCACTGGCAGGAACTCTCAGAAACCACAAAAGGTCGTGTACACAGAACAAGAATGAATCAGTTACAGGTGTCATCTCAGACCCAGTTCAAGCTGCAGTCGGTGAATCATCCCAGCAAGACCTGGCCAACATCAGCTCTGAG GCGTCTGACAGTCAGAGTTTGCCAAGTGCCGTTGAGCCCCATTCCTCAGAGGGTCTTACCTGTGACAATGCAGCTCAGTGTGAAAATAACCTGAGAGAatcagaaccagaaccagaaccagaccGACAGGAGGATGTTGCTTCCAGTCCGGATATGAATGTAATagtgaaagaggaggaagaagaggaaccTTTGTGTG TAGAAGAAGCTCCTAACCAGGTGTCTGATAGTGAGGATTGTACAATGCCAGAGGAAActgaagagcagcagcaggaaagcAACACAGAAATTAGGATTACAgtaaaggaggaagaagaggaactTGTCAACA TGTCTGAAGAGGATCCTGATCATGTTGCTGACAGTGGAAAAGACAGTCCTCCAGCCTCACCAGTGCAGGAACAGTTTAACGACAATCTGACAAAGAGCTCATACTGCTGTGGGCTCTGTGGAAGAGACTGTCACAAGATGTCTGCTCTTCAGATTCACATGCGAATTCACTCGGGAGAGAAACCCTACCAATGCACTCTGTGTGGGAAGCAGTTCACCCAGAAAGGTCAACTCAAAGGTCACCAGAAagtccacacaggagagaaaccgtTCTCCTGCCCGGACTGCGGGAAGAGCTTCGCCCACTCGGGGGCCATGAACAGACAccggctcacacacacaggagagcgGCCCTACCACTGCTCTGTGTGCGACAGGAGCTTCAACCAGTCCGGCCGCTTGAGGGAACATGAGAAAATCCACTTTGGGGAGAAGTTTGACTGTCCCGAGTGTGACAAGAGTTTTACACGAGCTTCTAGCCTCAAGAACCATTTCAGACTTCACACAGGAGAGAGGCCGTACAGCTGCGACATCTGCGGGAGAGGCTTCAGCCGCTCACAAAGCCTGAGGCTCCACAGACGGAAACATGAGCCGATTCAGACTAAGGAGGAGTCTGCATTCAGTGTGAACAACGATGATTTATCACAGAGTGATGATAACTCTCCAATTAATATGtgtataacagaaaaaaatgactga
- the LOC122872120 gene encoding oocyte zinc finger protein XlCOF28-like isoform X2 — MGSENPEDFGPTVILAEEDQQEIGGLINSDGEEVDFSDLRESAIPGIVPTEPPSKTFDQSENEKPPSLHSCSVCGKDFPYASKLQRHLRTHSGERPFPCSMCEKRFPEKGLLMIHERVHTGEKPFPCTFCEKRFASQGELRLHRRTHTGERPYHCSICLKSFSRHWHLKTHLEAMHSEVVAGFTRKKFPCSDCDKSCNSAAELRDHQRTHTGERPYQCSFCDKRFALSGTLVRHERLHTGITPYHCSDCGKTFAQQWTLTTHMRTHTGEKPYSCTQCDKSFVAPGELRRHTRIHTGEKPYTCTDCGRHFSLAGTLRNHKRSCTQNKNESVTGVISDPVQAAVGESSQQDLANISSEASDSQSLPSAVEPHSSEGLTCDNAAQCENNLRESEPEPEPDRQEDVASSPDMNVIVKEEEEEEPLCEEAPNQVSDSEDCTMPEETEEQQQESNTEIRITVKEEEEELVNMSEEDPDHVADSGKDSPPASPVQEQFNDNLTKSSYCCGLCGRDCHKMSALQIHMRIHSGEKPYQCTLCGKQFTQKGQLKGHQKVHTGEKPFSCPDCGKSFAHSGAMNRHRLTHTGERPYHCSVCDRSFNQSGRLREHEKIHFGEKFDCPECDKSFTRASSLKNHFRLHTGERPYSCDICGRGFSRSQSLRLHRRKHEPIQTKEESAFSVNNDDLSQSDDNSPINMCITEKND; from the exons ATGGGCTCTGAAAACCCAGAGGACTTTGGACCCACTGTGATCCTCGCTGAGGAAGACCAGCAAGAAATTGGAGGCCTGATCAACTCTGATGGAGAAGAAGTGGATTTCTCAGATCTCA GAGAGAGTGCTATCCCTGGCATTGTACCTACAGAGCCTCCCTCCAAGACATTTGATCAAAGCGAGAATGAAAAACCACCGTCTCTTCACAGCTGCTCAGTGTGTGGGAAAGACTTCCCTTACGCCTCTAAACTTCAGCGCCACCTACGTACTCACTCAGGAGAGAGGCCTTTCCCCTGCTCCATGTGTGAGAAGAGATTTCCAGAAAAGGGGCTGCTCATGATCCATGAAAGGGTCCATACCGGGGAAAAGCCATTCCCATGCACTTTCTGTGAGAAAAGATTTGCTAGTCAGGGTGAGCTCAGGCTGCACCGGCGGACTCATACTGGCGAGAGGCCGTATCACTGCTCCATCTGTCTGAAGAGCTTTTCCCGACACTGGCATCTGAAAACTCACTTAGAGGCGATGCACTCTGAGGTTGTTGCGGGCTTTACGAGAAAGAAGTTTCCGTGTTCGGACTGTGACAAGAGCTGTAACTCAGCAGCTGAGCTCAGAGATCATCAGAGGACTCACACTGGAGAGAGGCCCTACCagtgctctttctgtgacaaaAGGTTTGCCTTGTCGGGTACACTTGTGAGACACGAGCGTCTCCATACTGGCATTACGCCCTACCACTGCTCCGACTGTGGGAAGACATTTGCACAGCAGTGGACTCTGACGACACACATGCGGACTCACACGGGAGAAAAACCGTACAGCTGCACACAGTGCGATAAGTCTTTTGTAGCTCCAGGAGAGCTTCGGAGGCACACCAGGATTCACACAGGAGAAAAGCCGTACACCTGCACGGACTGTGGGAGGCACTTCTCACTGGCAGGAACTCTCAGAAACCACAAAAGGTCGTGTACACAGAACAAGAATGAATCAGTTACAGGTGTCATCTCAGACCCAGTTCAAGCTGCAGTCGGTGAATCATCCCAGCAAGACCTGGCCAACATCAGCTCTGAG GCGTCTGACAGTCAGAGTTTGCCAAGTGCCGTTGAGCCCCATTCCTCAGAGGGTCTTACCTGTGACAATGCAGCTCAGTGTGAAAATAACCTGAGAGAatcagaaccagaaccagaaccagaccGACAGGAGGATGTTGCTTCCAGTCCGGATATGAATGTAATagtgaaagaggaggaagaagaggaaccTTTGTGTG AAGAAGCTCCTAACCAGGTGTCTGATAGTGAGGATTGTACAATGCCAGAGGAAActgaagagcagcagcaggaaagcAACACAGAAATTAGGATTACAgtaaaggaggaagaagaggaactTGTCAACA TGTCTGAAGAGGATCCTGATCATGTTGCTGACAGTGGAAAAGACAGTCCTCCAGCCTCACCAGTGCAGGAACAGTTTAACGACAATCTGACAAAGAGCTCATACTGCTGTGGGCTCTGTGGAAGAGACTGTCACAAGATGTCTGCTCTTCAGATTCACATGCGAATTCACTCGGGAGAGAAACCCTACCAATGCACTCTGTGTGGGAAGCAGTTCACCCAGAAAGGTCAACTCAAAGGTCACCAGAAagtccacacaggagagaaaccgtTCTCCTGCCCGGACTGCGGGAAGAGCTTCGCCCACTCGGGGGCCATGAACAGACAccggctcacacacacaggagagcgGCCCTACCACTGCTCTGTGTGCGACAGGAGCTTCAACCAGTCCGGCCGCTTGAGGGAACATGAGAAAATCCACTTTGGGGAGAAGTTTGACTGTCCCGAGTGTGACAAGAGTTTTACACGAGCTTCTAGCCTCAAGAACCATTTCAGACTTCACACAGGAGAGAGGCCGTACAGCTGCGACATCTGCGGGAGAGGCTTCAGCCGCTCACAAAGCCTGAGGCTCCACAGACGGAAACATGAGCCGATTCAGACTAAGGAGGAGTCTGCATTCAGTGTGAACAACGATGATTTATCACAGAGTGATGATAACTCTCCAATTAATATGtgtataacagaaaaaaatgactga